The Natronoarchaeum philippinense genome includes the window TTTGATCGTGTAGGTCACCCCGTCGATCTCGGGAAAATAGCTGTCGGTGAAAAATCCGATCTTCATATCAAATCAACTCCTCGTACAGCGTTCGCAGCTGCTCGGACGTGTTCGAGAGGGCGAACTGCTCGCTCGTGTCGGCGGCGTTTTCACCGAGTTGGTGTCGTAGCTCTGGTTGTTTCAATCTATCTAACTGGGCGCGGAACTCGCCGTCGGTCTTGAGACAGTCGTGGCCGTCTTCGAGCCACTGGAACGTGTCGATGTCCCGAACGACGACCGGCTTGCCGGCGGTCATCGCCTCCAGCAGCGCGATGCCTTCGTTTTCCTCGTGGGTCGGGAAGAAGAACACGTCGCCGGCGGCGAAGGCGCCGCGGATGTCGTCGATGAAGCCGGGGAACGTGCAGTTATCGGGCGACTCCCGGATCAACTGCTTCGTCTCGCGGCCCTTCAAGGAAAGTTCGAGCGGCCCGAACCACGCGAAGTCCAGTTCGGGCATCTCCCGGGCGGTCTCGACGAACGTCTCCAAGCCCTTGCGCTTGATCACGTGGCCGACCTGAAACACGGTCGGCTCCGAGAGGTCGTAGCGCTCGCGGTACTCGGCTTCGAGCGATTCGAATCCCTCTAGTTTCTCGCGGTCGACGCCGTTAGAGATCACGGTCGTCGGCGTGTCGGTGTACGACCGGAGCAAGTTCTGGTTGTATTCGGAGGGACAGATCAGCCGGTCGCCGAGCGCGTACGCCCGGCGGAGGTACGGCCGAAGCGGTTTGGCTAGCGCGTTCGTAAATCGGAAGCTGTCCCCGAAGTCCTCGGCGGTGACGTGGGTGTGGATGACGACCGGCACGTCGTTGCGCCGGGCTCTGACGGCATGGGCCACCGATCGGGGCCCCATCAGATTGAGATGGAGCACGTCGGCCGACAGCGTCGG containing:
- a CDS encoding glycosyltransferase family 4 protein is translated as MKVSHYFEFSDSITGGIAESVRHQRKMLDRQGIDYTVEPTLSADVLHLNLMGPRSVAHAVRARRNDVPVVIHTHVTAEDFGDSFRFTNALAKPLRPYLRRAYALGDRLICPSEYNQNLLRSYTDTPTTVISNGVDREKLEGFESLEAEYRERYDLSEPTVFQVGHVIKRKGLETFVETAREMPELDFAWFGPLELSLKGRETKQLIRESPDNCTFPGFIDDIRGAFAAGDVFFFPTHEENEGIALLEAMTAGKPVVVRDIDTFQWLEDGHDCLKTDGEFRAQLDRLKQPELRHQLGENAADTSEQFALSNTSEQLRTLYEELI